In Pseudorasbora parva isolate DD20220531a chromosome 20, ASM2467924v1, whole genome shotgun sequence, a single window of DNA contains:
- the tnni4a gene encoding troponin I4a, giving the protein MDQSLKITLRRLPPYIIPLFTLLDSSSKKKARSKYSATRRLLLKSKLLRKAESLLVTEKEQKDLERENTLRERAPPLNLSGLSIQELQELCRDLHQKIDVVDEVRYDLNIKVARNDAEILSLTQKVYELKGKMKRPNLKRVKKSADAMLGALTDSRVTKADFKANLKTVKKEEEKKEEVTDWRKNVEAMSGMEGRKKLFNSGQ; this is encoded by the exons ATGGATCAATCATTGAAAATCACACTACGTCGTCTCCCTCCGTACATCATTCCTCTGTTCACGCTCCTGGACTCCTCTTCAAAG AAAAAGGCCAGATCCAAGTACTCTGCAACACGCAGACTTCTGCTAAAG AGCAAACTGCTGAGAAAGGCAGAAAGCTTGCTGGTGACAGAAAAAGAGCAGAAAGATTTGGAAAGAGAAAACACCCTGAGGGAAAGAGCACCGCCCCTCAACCTCTCTGGTCTGTCTATCCAAGAACTGCAG GAGCTTTGTAGAGATTTGCACCAAAAGATTGACGTTGTTGATGAAGTGCGATATGACCTCAATATAAAAGTTGCCAGAAATGATGCAGAG ATTCTCTCATTAACTCAGAAGGTCTATGAACTGAAGGGAAAAATGAAGCGGCCGAATCTGAAAAGGGTGAAGAAGTCAGCAGACGCCATGTTAGgagcgctaacggactccagaGTCACGAAAGCTGACTTCAAAGCAAACCTCAAAACAGTTAAAAAGGAAGAAGAAAAG AAGGAGGAGGTCACGGACTGGAGAAAAAACGTGGAGGCCATGTCTGGCATGGAGGGCAGAAAGAAGCTTTTCAACTCCGGACAGTAG